GTCAGCCGTATCAAAGCGTTGCTTCGACGCTACAAAGAACCAGAAATAGCTGTCGAAGAAATCAATCTCAACAACATAACCATCGACCGACAACAATACCTTATTATAAAGGACGACCAGGAAATTTCACTTCCTAAAAAAGAATTTGAACTCCTGCTGCTGTTGGCTTCTACACCCAACAAGGTTTTCACGCGTGAAGAAATTTTTAGCAACGTATGGGGCGACGACGTGATTGTAGGCGACCGAACCATAGATGTGCATGTGCGTAAAATCCGCGAAAAGCTTGGCTCGGAAATTATCACCACCATCAAAGGCGTTGGTTACAAAATGGAATCGTGATGAAAGAAACCAGTCCTTCGAGACTTGCGCTTTACAACGCACTGTTGATAGTTATCATTTTCGCGATACTCCGAAGTGTTGCCGGGCAAATGTTCCCGTCACTCAATGTCGTGGCCATGCTTGTGCTCGACGCGGTGCTTTTTGTACTGATTTTTATTTCCTTTCAATACACCCTAAAGCGTTTTATTTATCAAAAGATAAAACTCATCTACAAAACCATTTACAACCTGAAACGCAAAAAAGGCGACAAAGACGAGCGGCGTTACTTCGACAACAAAACTATCGACTCGGTAAACCAGGAAGTGCAGGAGTGGGGCGAAAGCCGTAAACTGGAGATAGAGCAGCTAAAGCAAAATGAAAAGTACCGGCGTGAGTTTTTGGGCAACATTTATCACGAACTTAAAACACCCATTTTCAACATCCAGGGTTATGTGCTCACATTGCTCGACGGTGGCCTGGAAGACCCTGCCATCAATCGCGATTATCTTTTGCGCACCAGCAAAAACATCAACCGCATGATCGCCATCGTCGAAGATCTGGAGACCATCTCCAACCTGGAGACTTCGCAAATAGCGCTCAACTTTGCCCCTTTCGACATCGTGGAACTTGCTGCTGAGGTTTTTGATTTTTTGGAGATAAAAGCCCGCAAGCGCAAACACGAACTCACCTTTGCGGCTATTTACGATTCACCCATTTTGGTGTTTGCCGATAAAAAATGGATCCGTCAGGTGCTGGTCAATCTGGTAGAAAATACGATAAAATATGCCTCCGGAAAAGCAGGTCTGACGCGTTTAAGTTTTTTTGACCTCGACGAAAATATCCTTGTGGAGATGACCGACGACGGGCCGGGCATTGCAGCCGAAGAAATACCGAGAATCTTCGAACGCTTTTACCGCACACATAGCGCCCGCTCACGCGAAAAATCAGGCACCGGACTGGGTCTGGCAATTGTGAAACACATCATCGATGCCCACGACCAAACCATCAACGTTCGCAGCCGCCTGGGTGTAGGGACTACCTTTGCTTTTACACTCAAAAAAGGCGGGAACCGGATGTGAGACGCGGGGCGCGAGGAGCAAAGAGCATGGCGCGGAGAGCATGGCGCAGGGCGATATTCCCTGAATAATTGGAATGCTGCTGCCTGCCGATTGAAGACTGCAGGCTGAGAACTGATTAAAATGGATATCCAATCGCAATATTAAGCGTGAAATTTTCGCGGCGCCAACTTGGGCTTCCCATAT
The genomic region above belongs to Bacteroidales bacterium and contains:
- a CDS encoding ATP-binding protein; amino-acid sequence: MKETSPSRLALYNALLIVIIFAILRSVAGQMFPSLNVVAMLVLDAVLFVLIFISFQYTLKRFIYQKIKLIYKTIYNLKRKKGDKDERRYFDNKTIDSVNQEVQEWGESRKLEIEQLKQNEKYRREFLGNIYHELKTPIFNIQGYVLTLLDGGLEDPAINRDYLLRTSKNINRMIAIVEDLETISNLETSQIALNFAPFDIVELAAEVFDFLEIKARKRKHELTFAAIYDSPILVFADKKWIRQVLVNLVENTIKYASGKAGLTRLSFFDLDENILVEMTDDGPGIAAEEIPRIFERFYRTHSARSREKSGTGLGLAIVKHIIDAHDQTINVRSRLGVGTTFAFTLKKGGNRM